A genomic window from Eleginops maclovinus isolate JMC-PN-2008 ecotype Puerto Natales chromosome 9, JC_Emac_rtc_rv5, whole genome shotgun sequence includes:
- the lmo4b gene encoding LIM domain transcription factor LMO4b yields the protein MVNPGGSSQPPPVGAGSLSWKRCAGCGGKIADRFLLYTMDSYWHSRCLKCSCCQAQLGEIGTSCYTKSGMILCRNDYIRLFGNSGACSACGQSIPASELVMRAQGNVYHLKCFTCSTCRNRLVPGDRFHYINGSLFCEHDRPTALINGHLSSLQTNPLLPDQKVC from the exons ATGGTTAATCCCGGAGGCAGCAGCCAGCCTCCGCCGGTGGGCGCAGGTTCTCTGTCCTGGAAGCGGTGTGCAGGGTGCGGGGGCAAAATCGCAGACCGTTTCCTCCTTTACACCATGGACAGCTACTGGCACAGCCGATGCCTCAAGTGCTCCTGCTGCCAGGCCCAGCTGGGAGAAATCGGCACGTCGTGCTACACAAAAAGCGGCATGATCCTCTGCAGAAACGACTATATCAG attATTTGGAAACAGTGGAGCCTGCAGTGCCTGCGGTCAGTCAATCCCAGCCAGTGAGCTGGTGATGAGGGCGCAGGGCAACGTGTACCACCTCAAG TGTTTCACATGTTCCACCTGCCGGAACCGGCTGGTCCCCGGGGACCGGTTCCACTACATCAACGGCAGCCTGTTCTGCGAACACGACAGACCCACAGCACTCATCAACGGCCATTTGAGTTCACTGCAGACAAACCCACTACTGCCTGACCAGAAG GTGTGTTAG